The sequence ATTTTTCTATTCAGAATTCTCAGGATCTTCTGAAGACAATGGAATCAACGACCAGAACATTGACCATTTTCCTGGGAAGTATCGCTGCTATTTCCCTTTTGGTAGGCGGTATCGGCATCATGAATATCATGCTCGTTTCCGTTACGGAGCGTACAAAAGAAATCGGTATCAGGAAGGCGCTTGGAGCAACTTATGAAATGATTATTGTCCAGTTCTTGATTGAATCTGTGACAGTCAGTGTCGCCGGCGGGCTGATCGGGGTCATCCTTGGAATTATTATTTCAAAGATCATTCCATATATTTCTACCTTAACAACTGTTTTGACAGTAACCCCGATTTTGGGATCTTTCTTGTTCTCTGTGCTTATTGGTTTGATTTTTGGCATATATCCAGCACAAAAGGCTGCAAAATTAAACCCAATTGACGCCCTTCATTATGAATAAGTCAGATAATTGATTTCCTGTTTTATTGAACTGATTATTTCTTTATTAAGGCTGATATGCTAAAATTTTACAGAGATCAGTATTAATTGCACTTGATGATTTTTCAGACTATTCTTTCTCAGCATAAGCAAAATAGAGAAGAAACCGTTGAATCGCTGTATTGTTAATTTTTATGTACCTAATGGAGGTAAAGTATGGATTTTTCGCTGACAGCCAAACAGCAGGAGCTAATCGGATTAGCTAGAGAAATTAGTGAGAAGGAAATAGCTCCCAGAGCTTTGGATATTGATAAAAGCGGAGTTATGGATGAAGATCTTCTTAATATCCTGAAACAGTCAGGAATGACTACACTGGCTGTGCCAGCTGAGTATGGCGGACCAGGACTGGATCTTATGACGGTTGCTCTGGTGACAGAAGAAATCGCAAAGGGATGCGCTGGTGTTGCTACGGTCTGTGCTGCTAACTCCTTAGCTTCTTTCCCGGTTGTTGTAGCAGGCTCTGAAGAACAGAAAAAGGAATACTTCGACTGCCTGAACAAGGGCGGCATGGCTTGTTTTGCTCTTACCGAACCGGGGGCAGGATCTGATGCCGGGGCTGTTGCATGCAAAGCCAAAAAAGTAGAAGGCGGATATCTGCTTAATGGTACGAAATGCTTCATAACCAATGCACCGATTGCTGATAAGATTACTCTTTTTGCAAATACAAGAGAATCCGGCGGTATTCGCGGGCTGACTGTATTTATGGTAGATAGAAACACACCGGGCGTTACAATTGGCAAAGAAGAAGACAAGATGGGTATCAGAGCATCTGCTACATCTGAAATCATTCTTGATGACTGCTTCGTGCCGGCAACAGCTCTGGTAGGCAGAAATGGTATGGGATTCCGTATTGCGATGGAAACTTTAGAGAAGTCCCGTCCCATTGTAGGCGCTATTTCTGTCGGCATTGCACAGGCGGCTCTTGAACATGCTATTCACTATGCCCATCAGCGCCAGCAGTTCGGACAGAAGATTGCATCGTTCGAAATGGTTCAGGAAATGATTGCCGATATGGTCATGAAGACAGAAGCTGCAAGAGCTCTTGTTTATAAAGCCTGCTGGCTTGAAATGAATAATGACAAACAGGCTTCTCTGTATTCTTCCATGTCCAAGTGCTATGCATCTGATGTGGCAATGGAAGTAACCACGACTGCCGTGCAGGTGATGGGCGGCAATGGATATTCCCGTGAAAATCCGAATGAGAAGTACATGCGCGACGCCAAGATCATGCAGATTTATGAAGGGACCAATCAGGTACAGAGACTGGTTATCGCCAATGCTGCATTATATTAATTGGAAATTTTAATTGACATTTCCGTCTGGAATGTTAAAATATTTTTATCATTATAGCAATGACGAAGACAGAACTCCTAAGTTCTCTCATAGGGATCCGATGATAGTGGAACATTGGAAGAGTACCGGAGTTTATTCACTTCAGAGCTTTTGGCTGAACGGAGTAGGCCAGACGTAGGGACTGCGTTAAGGTTTTCAAGATATAAATTAGGGTGGTACCGCGAGTAAGAGAACCTCGCCCCTTTGCCGGGGCTGGGTTCTTTTTTTATTCCATTATTTGATTGTTCACTTTTCTGATTACATCATAAAAGTATTTTTACAGGAGGGGACTGGAACATGGACAAGGATTTAGAAGAGCTTAAGGTAAAAGCTCAGCAAATGCTTAAAAAATGCAGGGAGGGTGACTTAAGCGTAGAAAACCTGCCTGACGTCCGCAAATCTTTAAACATTCTGCTGAATGATATCAAATCCCACAAATTGCTCGAGGATGTCGAATTCATGAAAATTGCAAAGGAACTTGGCAATGAGGTTGTTAATTTCATCAATACTGATTTAGCTGAATTACAGAAATCTGCCGAAGAAAAGATCAGTGCAGCAGTTGATGAAAGAGAACTGCAGGATGCCAAAGTATTTTATCTTGGCAAGAAAGGAAAGCTGACCGCAATCCTTAAAAACATGAAAGACGTTCCCGCTGACCAGCGTCCGGTTATCGGTGCTGCAGCAAATACAGTCAGGGCTGCTGTTGAATCTTTCATCGGTGAAAAGCAGGCACAGCTTAAGGCTAAGCGCCTGGAAAGCCAGATTAAAAATGAGACCGTTGATATTACACTGCCCGCCAGACACCATAAGGCCGGTCATGTTCATCCATTAGACAAAGCTTTGAGAAAGATCATGGAATCCTTTGTCCGTATGGGTTACTCTGTCGAAGAAGGACCGGAAATCGAATCAGATTATTATAACTTTGAATGCCTCAACCTGCCGAAAGATCATCCTGCCAGAGATATGCAGGATTCATTCTACATAACAAATGAAATTCTTTTAAGAACACACACTTCTCCGGTTCAGGCCCGCACCCTTAGAAGACATGAACCAAACTCTCCAATCAGAATGATTGCTCCCGGCAAAGTTTTCCGCTGGGATAATGATGCTACACATTCTCCTGTATTCCATCAGGTAGAAGGCTTAGTCGTTGATAAAGGTATCAGTTTTGCTGATTTGAAAGGAACACTGGAAATTTTCTTAAAGGATCTGTTTGGTTCCGATACAAAGATCAGATTCAGAGCCAGCTACTTCCCGTTCACAGAACCATCTGCCGAAGTCGACATCTCCTTTGCTTCCAGAACTCATGATGAGGGCGGAGATCCTGACTGGCTGGAAATCCTTGGCTGCGGCATGGTGCATCCTCAGGTATTGAGCCTTAACGGGTATGATCCGCAGCAGGTCAGCGGCTTTGCCTTCGGTATGGGTATTGAACGTATTGCCATGCTGCTTTACGGAATTGATGATCTTAGAAACTTCTATGAAAATGATGTAAGATTTTTGGAACAGTTCTAAGACAGAGAGGGGATATTAGAATGAATGTATCTTTAAAATGGCTGAGTACATTAGTTGATATAAAGGGCCTCGATGCTGAAGAAATGGCCGAAACTCTGACCATAGACGGAATACCGGTTGAACATGTCATTTATCCGGGAAAGAACCTCAGGGGCGTTGTAACCGGGGAAATCCTCAGCGTTGACAAGCATCCTGATGCAGACCGCCTTTTAGTCTGCAAGGTCAATGTTGGAAGCGGCAAAACCGTTCAGATCGTTACCAGTGCGCATAATGTTGAACCAGGACAGATTGTACCGGTCGCTCTGGATGGTGCGCATGTGCCGGCAACTCATGATGCAAGCCAGCCTTCAGGTCTCAAGTTTGGTGATACACTGATCAAGGCAGGAAAGCTCAGAGGTGTTGAATCTGACGGAATGATGTGTTCCGCTGGCGAACTGGGCCTTGATTTGAACCTTTATCCTGAACTTAATAAGGAAGGTATTCTGATTCTTCCAAAGGATACACCGGTAGGGAATGATATTCATACCTTATTTGATTTGGATGACGTTGTTTATGAAATGGAATTGACTGCCAACAGAGCCGACTGCTTCAGCATGATAGGTATGGCGCTTGAAGTTGGCGCAATATTCAACCGCAAGGTAACCTTGCCGGAAATCGAAGTCAGGGAAACGGGTCTCCCGATTGCTGGACGTGCTTCTGTTCATATCAGCGATCCCAAATACTGCAAGCGTTTTTGCGGACGTCTCCTGGAAAATGTCACCATTACACGTTCTCCTGTGTGGATTGAAAACCGCCTGAGAAGCAATGGAATCAGGCCGATCAATAATGTGGTTGATGCAGCCAATTACGTTATGCTTGAAATCGGGCAGCCTCTTCATACGTATGATTATGACAAGATTGCCGGCCATTCATTGACATGCCGTCATGCAGAAGAGGGAGAAAAGATAGTAACCCTTGATGAAAACGAAAGAATCTTATCCTCTTCCGATCTTGTTATTGCTGATGGAAGCAATACTGCTGCATGTATAGCCGGTGTCATGGGAGGACTGAATTCTGAAGTTACGGAATCGACGAAGAATGTCCTCTTGGAAGCAGCTGTTTTCGACAGCGCATCCATAAGACGTACTTCACGCCGCCTGGGCCTTCGTTCCGAAGCTTCCGGACGTTACGAAAAAGGGATCAATCCAGCAAGAACGGAAATGGCCATCAATAGAATCTGCCAGCTTCTTGAAGAACAGGGAGCCTGCCAGGTTGCATCCGGAATGGTTGATGAATATCCGGTCAAGGCAGAATCTCAGGTCATCGTTACTTCTGTAAGAAAAATCAATGATTATATCGGCATTGAAATTCCTGCTGAAAGAATCATTAACATTCTGACCAGCCTTCATTTCGATGTTAAGGAATCGGAAGGAACGCTTACAGTCACTGTCCCGGATTTCAGGCTTGATCTTGAAGGAATGCCTGATTTGGCAGAAGAAGTGGCAAGAGTATACGGATATGCGAATATTCCAAATAAAACCCCATGGAGTGCTATTAAGAAGGGCAGCATCTCAGATGAGCAGAAGGTTCTCTTCAATATCAGCGATACATTGATTGCTGATGGAATGTCACAGGTTGTAAATTACAGCTTCATGGATAAGAAGGAACTGAAAAAGCTCAACTATCCTGAAACGGATAAGGTTTACAACGCAATCAAGATCATGAATCCTATTTCAGAAGAATATCCTGATATGAGAACAACGCTGCTGCCAGGACTTCTTCATACTCTGGCTTACAATCTGGCGCAGCATAATGAACAGATTTCTATTTTTGAACATGGACATGTTTATCAGCCAAAGTCGCTTCCATTAACAGAACTTCCTTATGAATATGCGCTGGTTTCCGGCCTGCTTTGCGGCGGCCCTGAAGAAAAAGGCTATCCAAACAGCGACAGGGAATATGATTTCTTTGATGTTAAGGGAATCATGGAAGATGTATTCAAGGCACTGAACATCAAGGGGTATGAAACTGTTAGGTCCACATATCCTGTATTCCATCCAGGTATTTCTGCAGATTTTGTCAGAAATGGAAAGGTAATCGCTTCTTTTGGCGCATTGCATCCTTCCGTGCTGGATCAGATGAATATAAAGAAAAAGGTCTTCGGTTTCGTCATTTCCATTCCGGAAGTCCTTGGTATTGTCGATGAGGTCATAGATTATCATAAGATTCCTAAATTCCCATCCTCAACAAGAGATCTGTCAATGATGGTTCCGACGCAGTACATGAATATTGATGTAGAAAAGATCATTCATGATGCAGCAGGAGATAATCTGGAATCCCTGTATCTGTTCGACTTGTATCAGGGGGAACAGGTTAAGGAAGGCTTCAAGAGTATGGCCTACAAGCTGTCTTTCCGTGCAGCAGACAGAACCCTTACCGATGCAGAAGTAGATCAGTGGGTGAACAATATTGTCAATGCACTTGCAAAGGCAGGAATTAATTTAAGAGCGTAACACCAATAAAAAATGAGCACATGCCGAAAAGGCAGTGCTCTTTTTTTAATTAGTATTGATCCTGATAAACGAATATATTGGGCTGCAAAAGTTATTCCGGTCCAAGGCCGTCTCTCTTTTCATTTCTGTGGACAATGTAGCTGGCTACTTTCTTTCCGGCAGCCGACATCTGATGTCCTGTATTTTTGAATTTATGCATTGTGGTCGATTTTGAATGGATATTAGGCTTCATATCAGGATTTATATTTCCTCTCTTGACCGAGGTTGCCCTGATTTTTTCCGGATGGAAATAGTTTCGCAGCATCACCATGGTACGGGTTGGTTTTAAATCTGCATCAAAGCTGTAAATATCCACGGCTGCATAACAAAGCTGCGGGTAGGCATGTACGCAGATATGAGATTTATCTCCGTAAGCAGCAATGATTACCTCATCTTCGCTTTCATGGCAGAAATTTTCTTTTAATGTCATTCCGATTTTTTCAGCAGCATCAATCATGGCTGCAAGCAGGTCTGGTGACGAATCTATAGAAGAAGGTCTGCATCCATAGCAGTCAACCAGCAAATGCTTTCCGATATATTTATCCATATACATATCCCTCTATACAATGAATTGATTTTCTTTATTAAATTATAACAGAATATCTGATTTCATGCATTTATTTTGTAATTGTTTGCATTATCAAGAGCGTTAAACGGACAATAGCAGAAAATCCTGACTGAAAACTTAATAAAATTTCAGGAAAGTAATCCGTAAAAAGAATTTTTATACAGAAATCATTGACCTTATTCACTAAATGCTTTAAAATTTATAATAAATATTCATAGGATTTAAAGTATGTCTATTCATTTGTAAGGATCTCATCGTGAACCGGTGATCGAAGACTCTTGTAAAGGAAGCAATAGGAAAGGTAGATATAATGAAAAGATATAGAATAATGAAGATAAAGGAAATCATACAGAATCAGGTCATTGAGACACAGGAAGAATTGGCTGCCGCTTTGAAAAAAGAGGGGATCGTAGTTACACAGGCAACTGTATCCAGGGATATCAAGGAGCTTATGCTGATTAAGGTTCCCTACAAGGACAGGCATTATAGATACGCCTTATCTGATGAAAAGCAAAATGTCATGCCCAAGAACCACACAGCCATGTTGTTCCAGCAGGCAGTCACAAAGATTGACAGCAGCATGAACCTTGTCGTTTTACACACGATTCCCGGTTCCGCATCGGCAGTTGCATTTGCTATCGATCATGCCAAGTCTGATGTGGTTATAGGAACGCTGGCCGGGGACGATACGATTCTGATCATTTTGAAGAGCCCGGAAGACGTTCCTGTCTTTCTTGAACATATTCAAGGACTTTTAAAGTCATAAAAGTGAGGCGGTGAATAATGCTTCAAAGTCTTCATATCATTAACTTTGCAATCATTAAAGATACTGTTCTTGATCTGGCATCCGGCGTGACAATCTGCACGGGCGAGACCGGATCGGGGAAGTCTATCGTTATTGATGCACTGGCAGTTTTAATGGGAAGGCGTGCAAAGACTGATTTCATACGTACGGGAGCTGATTACTTCAAAATCGAAGGCGTGTTTTATGTAGATGACATTATCATTGAAGATCTTCAGAAGGAAGGTATCGATACCGACGGCAATCAGCTTATCTTATCCAGAAGACTCAATAGAAATGGAAGAGGCATATGCACGATTAACGGCAATTTCTGTACGGTCCGCCAGCTGCAAAGTCTTGGAAGCAAACTTGTGAGGCTTTATGAGCAGAATGATAATATGGAACTTCTGTCAATCCCGTTTTGCGAAAGAATGGTGGATACGGGTACTCCGGATGTCATAGCAGCGTATAAGAAATATCGGGAACTGTACAAAGAATGGAAAAAATTAAAAGATGATCTCGATGATTATAAGTTAAGGAAACAGGAGAGAGAACGCAGGCTTGATACCCTGGAATGGGAACTCAACCAAATCAATGCAGCAGATCTCCATGAGGGAGAAGATGAGGAAGTAAGCAGCAAGCTGAATATCCTTCAAAATCATGAGAAGATCCTGAGGGCATTGCAGGAAGCACTGGATATTATCACAGCTGATAACGGGGTACAGGATAGTATAGCAAAGGCAGTCAAGGAGGTATCCATTGCCTCTTCCTATGACAACTCCATTGCATCACTCTCGGAATCTTTGGATTCAGCAGCATATTCTCTGGAAGACACAATCACGGGAATTGAATCATACTTGTCGGGCAGCGATTTCTCGGAGGAAGAACTTAGCGGGCTTCAGGAAAGAAATGAAGTTATTCTTGAAATGAAGAAAAAATTTGGTCCTGCCATTAAGGACGTAATCGCATATGAAGCCAATGCAAAGGCAGAGTATGATTCCCTTAAGGAAATCATTTATGATAATGACAGTATGCGGGAAAAATTCAACGTATTGACGAAGACGGTTATGCAGGCAGCAGAATCGTTGAATCACTTAAGACAGGTTTCTTCCGCCAGAATCCTGAACCGTGTAGTCGATATCTTGAAAGATATGGGGATGAATAATGCCAGGATGGAGCTGCACCTCGTACCTGCGAAAGACCCTGTTCCCAACGGTGCTCTTGAAATGGAATTTTATTTTTCCGCCAATACGGGCGAACCTTTAAGAAGCATGAAGGATACTGCATCCGGCGGCGAAATTTCCAGAATTGCGTTAGCCATTGAAATGGTCATTTCCAACCTCTTGAAAAGACAGACACTGATATTTGATGAAATTGATGTGGGCATCAGCGGCCGTGTTGCTATTCAGGTTGCGAAGAAAATCGGAATCCTGTCCAAATCTTTGCAGATTTTATGTATTACGCATCTTCCTCAGACCGCATGCATTGCTGACAGGCATTATAAAATTGCAAAGAAAGTCATTGATGGGCATACGTTTGCTGAGGCAGATCTTCTTAACGAAAGCCAGCATCTGAATGCCATTGCGCTGATGATTTCCGGCACCGATGATTCGGCAAGCGCCTTAGAGTCTGCAAAAGAAATGGAAAAAAGCGTCAAAAACGGTTAATAAAAAAGGAGACCAGTTTCAAATGCTGGTCTCCTTTTTGCTGCGGATTTTTATTTATTTATATAGACGGTCGAGATATCCGTACCTTCAGATGCAGTGCTTTCCTTAGCCTGCACGGGGGAGGAAGCGGATACTGCTTTTGCCTTCTGCTGTTCCTGCGCTTCTTTCAACTTTCTGGCAGCTTCCTGCTCTTCTTTGAGTCTCTTGGCTGCCTGCGTCATATAGACGGGATATATAGGTGTCGGAGAGACTTTTGCATCGATTTCGAACAGGCGGTTCCATGGAAAATCTGCTGAAACGGTGGCCGGATTCAATCCTAATTTTCTCTTCGCAAAATCCTGGACTTCAGCTATCATTTCTTCCTTGATGGCCGGGGTTGGGATATAGTTTGTATGCTGAGATTCACACATTCTGGTAATATCTTTGCGGATATTTGCCTGATAAGCCCAGTTGTCGAGATATTGCTCGGTAAGCATATCTTTATGATCCTGCGCGGACATGTCAGGAGCCAGTATAGCCTGTGCGATGGCGAAACCGATTGTATTCGATGCAGTATTCCATCCGTCATAGGCAGCTACTTTGTAGAGAATGTCATGCTTCTGCATTAGCTTCATCAGAGTATTATCGGAGCCGTTTGCAAAGTAAACATCAACCATGGCAACCGGAATTCCCCGATCGATAATGCTGTCGACCTGATTCATGAAATCAGTCGTGCTTTGCTTCATCATGCCATAGTTGCTGAATGTTCCGGATTCTCCAGTCGAAACAAGAGGCGTATTAACAGCAAGCATAATATCCGGGGTATTCTTCTTGATAATCGTTCCGCCTGCTGCAATGACGTGTTCTTCTATTGTTTTACCTATTGGCTGATTTTCATAGCTTGGAACTGTATCTTCTTCACGGCCTAAAGGATAGATCACAGAAAATGTCGGTTTCAGGTGATTAGCATCATTGTGGTATCTGGCAATCAAAAGCAGAGCCAGCTGATCGGCGCCTGGGAAGGAACCGTAAATTTTAGGGGAGAGGCCCTTCGCATCCTTGGTCAGGTACCTGGACTCCAAAGCAGACTGAGAGTTTTTGCTGTTATCATCGTGCCCTTCACAGAAGTACGCAAAAACACCTTCGCGTGTGTCTTCAATCAGCTTCTTGTTGATGATCATATTTTTAGTTCTTCTTTTATACCAGTCCTGAAGGTATTCCGAAGGGATAGACAGCTTTAAAGAGAGCAGCTCAGCGGTTTCAGCATTGGAGATCGTCCCGATATCCATTTTATCCTGCAGGGCAGAAATTCTGTATAATGATGTACCGTAGCTGCTGTAGTAATAGGGCTCTACTCCGCCGCTGGAAGCATAAGGAGTTCTCATAATTGTACCGAATGCATAAATCGGTACATTCGGGAACCTCCTGTGAAGTGTACGGATACGGTCAGCTCTGTTCTCCAAAGTCTCAAGCGATTCATTATGCTTTCTTGAATCAACGAGTCCTCCGTAAATCAGGGTGTCAGTGGAGAGGATAGCAGCATCTGCTTTGCCTATGTTCCTGTCTACCCATTGCCAGATAAGATCGGGGCTGCCCTGATAATTTTTTCCAGACAGATATGCGTCCGGGGGTGTAAGAACCGTATAGCCTGCTTTTGTTGCTGTCGAAACTGTATAGGATAAGCTTACGGGACGGTTATCTTGAGGAACCAGAAGCAGCGTCTTGGCGTCGGAAGAGAGAATCCCGCCTGCAATGAAAAGAGCAGAGGCCAATACGAATAGTTTTCTTTTCAGTATCAAGTTAAAATCCTCCATAGTTA is a genomic window of Veillonellaceae bacterium containing:
- a CDS encoding acyl-CoA dehydrogenase family protein is translated as MDFSLTAKQQELIGLAREISEKEIAPRALDIDKSGVMDEDLLNILKQSGMTTLAVPAEYGGPGLDLMTVALVTEEIAKGCAGVATVCAANSLASFPVVVAGSEEQKKEYFDCLNKGGMACFALTEPGAGSDAGAVACKAKKVEGGYLLNGTKCFITNAPIADKITLFANTRESGGIRGLTVFMVDRNTPGVTIGKEEDKMGIRASATSEIILDDCFVPATALVGRNGMGFRIAMETLEKSRPIVGAISVGIAQAALEHAIHYAHQRQQFGQKIASFEMVQEMIADMVMKTEAARALVYKACWLEMNNDKQASLYSSMSKCYASDVAMEVTTTAVQVMGGNGYSRENPNEKYMRDAKIMQIYEGTNQVQRLVIANAALY
- the pheS gene encoding phenylalanine--tRNA ligase subunit alpha, which gives rise to MNTDLAELQKSAEEKISAAVDERELQDAKVFYLGKKGKLTAILKNMKDVPADQRPVIGAAANTVRAAVESFIGEKQAQLKAKRLESQIKNETVDITLPARHHKAGHVHPLDKALRKIMESFVRMGYSVEEGPEIESDYYNFECLNLPKDHPARDMQDSFYITNEILLRTHTSPVQARTLRRHEPNSPIRMIAPGKVFRWDNDATHSPVFHQVEGLVVDKGISFADLKGTLEIFLKDLFGSDTKIRFRASYFPFTEPSAEVDISFASRTHDEGGDPDWLEILGCGMVHPQVLSLNGYDPQQVSGFAFGMGIERIAMLLYGIDDLRNFYENDVRFLEQF
- the pheT gene encoding phenylalanine--tRNA ligase subunit beta, producing the protein MNVSLKWLSTLVDIKGLDAEEMAETLTIDGIPVEHVIYPGKNLRGVVTGEILSVDKHPDADRLLVCKVNVGSGKTVQIVTSAHNVEPGQIVPVALDGAHVPATHDASQPSGLKFGDTLIKAGKLRGVESDGMMCSAGELGLDLNLYPELNKEGILILPKDTPVGNDIHTLFDLDDVVYEMELTANRADCFSMIGMALEVGAIFNRKVTLPEIEVRETGLPIAGRASVHISDPKYCKRFCGRLLENVTITRSPVWIENRLRSNGIRPINNVVDAANYVMLEIGQPLHTYDYDKIAGHSLTCRHAEEGEKIVTLDENERILSSSDLVIADGSNTAACIAGVMGGLNSEVTESTKNVLLEAAVFDSASIRRTSRRLGLRSEASGRYEKGINPARTEMAINRICQLLEEQGACQVASGMVDEYPVKAESQVIVTSVRKINDYIGIEIPAERIINILTSLHFDVKESEGTLTVTVPDFRLDLEGMPDLAEEVARVYGYANIPNKTPWSAIKKGSISDEQKVLFNISDTLIADGMSQVVNYSFMDKKELKKLNYPETDKVYNAIKIMNPISEEYPDMRTTLLPGLLHTLAYNLAQHNEQISIFEHGHVYQPKSLPLTELPYEYALVSGLLCGGPEEKGYPNSDREYDFFDVKGIMEDVFKALNIKGYETVRSTYPVFHPGISADFVRNGKVIASFGALHPSVLDQMNIKKKVFGFVISIPEVLGIVDEVIDYHKIPKFPSSTRDLSMMVPTQYMNIDVEKIIHDAAGDNLESLYLFDLYQGEQVKEGFKSMAYKLSFRAADRTLTDAEVDQWVNNIVNALAKAGINLRA
- a CDS encoding S-adenosylmethionine decarboxylase, which codes for MDKYIGKHLLVDCYGCRPSSIDSSPDLLAAMIDAAEKIGMTLKENFCHESEDEVIIAAYGDKSHICVHAYPQLCYAAVDIYSFDADLKPTRTMVMLRNYFHPEKIRATSVKRGNINPDMKPNIHSKSTTMHKFKNTGHQMSAAGKKVASYIVHRNEKRDGLGPE
- the argR gene encoding arginine repressor, giving the protein MKRYRIMKIKEIIQNQVIETQEELAAALKKEGIVVTQATVSRDIKELMLIKVPYKDRHYRYALSDEKQNVMPKNHTAMLFQQAVTKIDSSMNLVVLHTIPGSASAVAFAIDHAKSDVVIGTLAGDDTILIILKSPEDVPVFLEHIQGLLKS
- the recN gene encoding DNA repair protein RecN; translated protein: MLQSLHIINFAIIKDTVLDLASGVTICTGETGSGKSIVIDALAVLMGRRAKTDFIRTGADYFKIEGVFYVDDIIIEDLQKEGIDTDGNQLILSRRLNRNGRGICTINGNFCTVRQLQSLGSKLVRLYEQNDNMELLSIPFCERMVDTGTPDVIAAYKKYRELYKEWKKLKDDLDDYKLRKQERERRLDTLEWELNQINAADLHEGEDEEVSSKLNILQNHEKILRALQEALDIITADNGVQDSIAKAVKEVSIASSYDNSIASLSESLDSAAYSLEDTITGIESYLSGSDFSEEELSGLQERNEVILEMKKKFGPAIKDVIAYEANAKAEYDSLKEIIYDNDSMREKFNVLTKTVMQAAESLNHLRQVSSARILNRVVDILKDMGMNNARMELHLVPAKDPVPNGALEMEFYFSANTGEPLRSMKDTASGGEISRIALAIEMVISNLLKRQTLIFDEIDVGISGRVAIQVAKKIGILSKSLQILCITHLPQTACIADRHYKIAKKVIDGHTFAEADLLNESQHLNAIALMISGTDDSASALESAKEMEKSVKNG
- a CDS encoding DUF4127 family protein — translated: MILKRKLFVLASALFIAGGILSSDAKTLLLVPQDNRPVSLSYTVSTATKAGYTVLTPPDAYLSGKNYQGSPDLIWQWVDRNIGKADAAILSTDTLIYGGLVDSRKHNESLETLENRADRIRTLHRRFPNVPIYAFGTIMRTPYASSGGVEPYYYSSYGTSLYRISALQDKMDIGTISNAETAELLSLKLSIPSEYLQDWYKRRTKNMIINKKLIEDTREGVFAYFCEGHDDNSKNSQSALESRYLTKDAKGLSPKIYGSFPGADQLALLLIARYHNDANHLKPTFSVIYPLGREEDTVPSYENQPIGKTIEEHVIAAGGTIIKKNTPDIMLAVNTPLVSTGESGTFSNYGMMKQSTTDFMNQVDSIIDRGIPVAMVDVYFANGSDNTLMKLMQKHDILYKVAAYDGWNTASNTIGFAIAQAILAPDMSAQDHKDMLTEQYLDNWAYQANIRKDITRMCESQHTNYIPTPAIKEEMIAEVQDFAKRKLGLNPATVSADFPWNRLFEIDAKVSPTPIYPVYMTQAAKRLKEEQEAARKLKEAQEQQKAKAVSASSPVQAKESTASEGTDISTVYINK